The nucleotide window ACCAAATTCCAGATCGTAAATTGTCCCGATCCGCCTAATATTGAATCCGATACGGTCTTAAAATGAAAGTAAAAATTGAACCAAGCTGGGAATCGGCGCTAGCCGGAGAATTTGAACAGGATTATTTCAGATCACTGGTAGCATTCGTCAAAGAGGAATATCAATCTGCCCGTGTTTACCCTCCTGGGAGTCAGATTTTCAATGCTTTCGACTTTTGTCCATTTGATGAAGTAAAGGTTGTTATTCTTGGTCAGGATCCGTACCATGGTGCAGGTCAGGCACATGGGCTGTGTTTTTCGGTTAATCCAGGAATAACCAATCCTCCTTCATTGATCAATATTTTCAAGGAGATCAAATCAGATCTCGGTAAAGACTTCCCGGCGGATGGGAACCTGGTACGATGGGCGCACCAGGGTGTGCTTTTATTGAATGCTACACTTACTGTTCGCGCAAGTGAACCCGGCTCACATCAAAACAGGGGGTGGGAGCAGTTTACTGATGCGGCCATTAAGGCCATCTCTGATTCCAAAGAAAACATTGTATTCATGCTCTGGGGTGCCTATGCCCAGAGAAAAGGAGAGGTCATTGATCGCACGAAGCATCGCGTGCTACAATCGCCACATCCTTCCCCGTTTTCTGCAAATCGGGGTTTTTTTGGTAATAAACACTTTAGTCAGTGCAATAATTACCTCGTAGATAAGGGTATTTTGCCAATTGAGTGGTAATTTGAGGTATTAAACATTTCTAAAGCAACTAAGATATGTTAGATGAAGACAAAATCTACTCGTTGTACGAGCCCAAATCCGAAAGGGATAATAAGCTCGCGGGTTTCCTTTTTTTGGTAGCATTCATCGGAGGAGCGATCGGTCTCGTCCGATTAGTGGTCTATTTCATAGCGGAGAGCAATCCACCTGCCTAATACCTGGTTGATTTTGGTTTGAGTTTTTTGTTTAGGAACAATAAAATAAATATAGTTGTGCAATTGCCTTGGTTGGTAATTGATGCTTGTTTTCGAATATTGCCAGTTCCAAAATCCCCAGCCTTGCCGCAGGTAGGCTTTCAGGCACCCCTGTTAAGTATAGCCGTCGACTTAAGAATACTAATAGCCATCCACCGAAAAAGCAGATTAATTTAAATCGTCATTGCGATGGCACCGCAGCGGCGGACCGTCGGCCACCCGGCATAGTGAAGCCAATCTTACGATTTATGGGCCTGAACTCCCGACTAAAGATCGCCGCTTCGGCGGTCGATCGATGCCTCGCGAAGACGGGAGATTTTAGAACCTTTCGCTTAAGATGACGGCAATGTCTTATTAAGGGAGAGTGAGGTATAATGCTCAGAAATGAACTATTTCATTACTTAATCCCATTGAACAAACGACTCCAGCGAACACCGCTGAATAGACCTTTGTTGGCTTCATGAGACATCCAGATAAATGACGCTTCGCCTACAATGAAGTCTTCGGGTACAAATCCCCAGTATCGGGAATCCAGCGAATTATGACGGTTGTCACCCATCATGAAGTAGTAATCCTTTTTGAACGTGTACTCTGACAATTTGTCGCCATTAACTACCAATTCGCCATCAGTAACTGATACATCCTGCAAATCTTCATAGTCGCGGATCGTAGATCCGTACTTGGCCAGCATACGTTCATCAATCGGAATGGTCATGCCTCGAAAGGGAACCTCCAATGGGCCATATTGGTCTTTGTTCCAGGGATAAAATTCAAAATCAGGAAAGATGGGTTGACCGAAACCTGGCTCTCTAACGCCTGGCTCCATCATGACTTGTTCCACACGATCAACGAAAGGTAATGCAGCCAGTTTATCGGCTTTGTCCTGAGATGTTTGTACACCATACCCGAAAGCCTGTTTGCTGATTTCGGAAATGTCGATTTCTTCAAATACGCGATCTCGAATGGTTTCTTTGGTGAATACCCGATAGCTGTGTTGCATCAATTCAGGATTGTCAGATGGCACGCCATTGACGATGACCTGACTGTTTTCTACCACTACAGTATCTCCCGGGATGCCTACGCATCGTTTGATGTAGTGTGTTCGTAAGTCTTTTGGATGTTGGAATTCAGGAGGATAGTTGAAGACCACTACATCATTTCGTTCCACTTTACCCAAAGAAGGGAGTCTGAATTGTGGGAGTTGAACCGAACTGACATAAGAGGGTACATCCGTACCCCAGATCTTCGCGTGTGTCAAAGGAATCTGGATCGGTGTTTTTGGTGTTCTCGGACCGTATTCGATCTTACTCACAAACAAAAAGTCACCAACCAGTAATGATTTTTCCATCGAAGGCGTAGGGATCACATAGGCTTCCATGAATACCCATCGGATACAAGTTGCTGCAAATACGGCAAAAACGATCGCTTCAAACCACTCCTGTCCCTGACTTTTAGGTTTTTTGGGAATATCTACTGCTTTACCCACGTACTTGGTATTTCCATAAGCCACAAAGACCATGTAGAAAGGAGCCAGGATAACACCGACAGCCTGATCAAAGTAGGAAAAACGATCAAAAGACTTCAAAAGGTCCAGGTGGATGGTCAACGCCACGAAGAAGTTGATCACGGGTACGAAAAGCAAAGCAACCCACCAGGTAGGACGCCCTACAATCTTCATGTGGACGTAATAATTGTAAAATGGCACAAACCCAATCCATCCTTGTTCACCTGCTTTTTCAAAGAATTTGTAGTAAGCAATTGCCTGAAGCAGGTACCATCCTAGTAGGACAATGATCAGAGTAGCAGCGTTAAAGTCGTTTAAGTACATAGGGCTATCGAGCTATATTTTCAGGAAATCATCCATATCCAACATGCCATTTTGATCATTGATCCATTCGGCAACTTTCACAGCACCAAGGGCAAAACCTTTGCGGCTGTTTGCAGTATGAGTAATTTCTATGGTGTCCTCCGCAGACGTATAGGATACGGTATGCGTTCCCGGAACGTTAGGTTTCCGTTCCGATATTATAGACAATTTTGTATTATCGGTTGATTCTTCGTTTATCCAGTCAGTTTTGGCCTGATTCTTTTCCAGAATTCCATCAGCCAGCGTAATGGCAGTTCCTGATGGCTGGTCAAGTTTTTCGGTATGATGGATCTCAGTCATGCTGATTTCATAATCCTGGGCATCCATCAGCGTGGCCAGTTGCCGGTTGAGCTTAAAAAACAGGTTTACTCCCAGGCTGTAGTTGGATGCATAGAAGAAAGTTCCCTGAGTTTCATTGACCAATGCTTCAATCTCCGAAAGTCTATCTAACCATCCTGTAGTACCACTGACAACCTTAACACCGTGACTAATGCAAGAGGTTATGTTAGCAAAAGCAGATTCAGGTCTTGAAAATTCAATGGCCACATCCGTATTATCTCCATTCAGTTCCGACAGTTGATCTCTGTTGTCCTGATCGATGATGAAACTGATCTTATGTCCTCGGGCAGTGAGTAGTTCATGAATGACCTTGCCCATTTTGCCATATCCGACAATTGCAATGTTCACGTGAATTAAAAATTGAAGGTCAGTGATACGCCCATGGAGCGCGAAAATAGTGGAGAAGACTCAAATTTTGGTTCCATTTTCATGGAAAGACTTTTATTCACTTTGAATTCATGCAAATGAGCCGCTACATGGGCCTCCACAATGTTGATCAGGTACGCAATGGTTGTTAGAATGATTAGAAAGTCCCGGTCACGTTGATAGCGGTCTCGAATGGTTCTTAGTCTGGATTCTTCGATGCCTGGAAAAGGATTGACCGTATTAGGATCACTGTCTGCCTCTGCCCGTAGCGCATTGTTGAAATCGCTGTATAAGGTGTGATTGTACCGAATCCCGTGAAATAGTCCCAGGAACGCTCCATAAATGATGGGGACCTTCCAGTATTGGCCATTATAGACCTGTCCCAGTCCAGGTAAAATAGCCGAAAACACGGCCGACTTGTTTGGATCCAAGGTAGAGACTTCTTCAAAAAAGACCACTGAGTCTTCCTGCATCAGAAAGGTAGAATCTGATAATTCTTCCTGTGCTTGCCCCACATGAGACAAGCATGTGATGAAAAGAAGGACTAAACTATACTTCCAGTATTTCAAGGATCCGGTTAAGATCCTCGGTAGAAACGAATGGAATTTTGATTTCTCCACGATTTCCCTGATCAGATTTGATTTTGATTTTCGTACCAAAGTGCGAAGATAACTGATCTTGTAATCTGAGGATTTCTCCGTTCTCGGAAGTGGGAGGTTTTGGCTTTGCTGTTGTTCCATTTAAGATTGTTCGAGCCAATTCTTCGGCCTTACGCACAGAAAGGGCTTCGTTTATGATCTTGTTAAAAACGTTCAGTTGCAGGTCTATATTTTCTATGGACAACAAAGCTTTTGCATGACCCATGGAGATTTCTTTGTCACGTAAAGCTGCCTGAACAGCAGGAGGGAGTTTCAACAATCGGAGATAGTTATTGACTGTGGTTCTTTTCTTGCCAACACGGTCACCCAATTCTTCCTGTTTCAATCCTATCTCACTTAGCAGTCGTTGGTAACTCAGTGCAATTTCAATTGAATTAAGGTTTTCTCGCTGAATGTTTTCAATCAATGCCATTTCCAGCATCTGCTGGTCGTCGGCGGTACGGATATAGGCGGGTACTTTTTCAAGTCCGGCTCTTTTAGAAGCTTGTAAGCGTCTTTCACCGGATATCAGCTGGTAAGCATCATCAGATAGTTTTCTGACGGTAATGGGTTGAATGATGCCCTGCGTTTTGATCGATTCAGCCAATTCTTCCAGCGCATCTTCATCAAAATCCGTTCGTGGCTGGAACGGATTTACTTCGATGCTGGCAACCAGAATTTCGCCAATATCTGAGGTTTCTTTTTTCTCTACTGCAGCAGGTGCAACCTGTTTTTCTTCTACTGCATCGGAATCCGAGAGGAGGGCGCCAAGGCCTTTACCAAGACCAGTCTTTTGTTTTCCTTTCGCCATGAATTAAGCGGCTTTTACGTCGTTGCGTTTCAGGATCTCTCTAGCCAGATTCAGGTAGCTCAACGCACCTTTTGATTCTGCATCGTGGGTGATGGCGGGTGTTCCGAAGCTAGGAGATTCACTCAGTTTAATATTTCTTGGGATCAGTGTATCAAATACCATGCTTTTGAAGTGCATTTTCACCTCTTCTACTACCTGATTAGATAGGTTCAGCCGCGTGTCGTACA belongs to Cytophagales bacterium and includes:
- a CDS encoding ParB/RepB/Spo0J family partition protein translates to MAKGKQKTGLGKGLGALLSDSDAVEEKQVAPAAVEKKETSDIGEILVASIEVNPFQPRTDFDEDALEELAESIKTQGIIQPITVRKLSDDAYQLISGERRLQASKRAGLEKVPAYIRTADDQQMLEMALIENIQRENLNSIEIALSYQRLLSEIGLKQEELGDRVGKKRTTVNNYLRLLKLPPAVQAALRDKEISMGHAKALLSIENIDLQLNVFNKIINEALSVRKAEELARTILNGTTAKPKPPTSENGEILRLQDQLSSHFGTKIKIKSDQGNRGEIKIPFVSTEDLNRILEILEV
- a CDS encoding DUF5683 domain-containing protein yields the protein MKYWKYSLVLLFITCLSHVGQAQEELSDSTFLMQEDSVVFFEEVSTLDPNKSAVFSAILPGLGQVYNGQYWKVPIIYGAFLGLFHGIRYNHTLYSDFNNALRAEADSDPNTVNPFPGIEESRLRTIRDRYQRDRDFLIILTTIAYLINIVEAHVAAHLHEFKVNKSLSMKMEPKFESSPLFSRSMGVSLTFNF
- the ung gene encoding uracil-DNA glycosylase gives rise to the protein MKVKIEPSWESALAGEFEQDYFRSLVAFVKEEYQSARVYPPGSQIFNAFDFCPFDEVKVVILGQDPYHGAGQAHGLCFSVNPGITNPPSLINIFKEIKSDLGKDFPADGNLVRWAHQGVLLLNATLTVRASEPGSHQNRGWEQFTDAAIKAISDSKENIVFMLWGAYAQRKGEVIDRTKHRVLQSPHPSPFSANRGFFGNKHFSQCNNYLVDKGILPIEW
- the lepB gene encoding signal peptidase I, with protein sequence MYLNDFNAATLIIVLLGWYLLQAIAYYKFFEKAGEQGWIGFVPFYNYYVHMKIVGRPTWWVALLFVPVINFFVALTIHLDLLKSFDRFSYFDQAVGVILAPFYMVFVAYGNTKYVGKAVDIPKKPKSQGQEWFEAIVFAVFAATCIRWVFMEAYVIPTPSMEKSLLVGDFLFVSKIEYGPRTPKTPIQIPLTHAKIWGTDVPSYVSSVQLPQFRLPSLGKVERNDVVVFNYPPEFQHPKDLRTHYIKRCVGIPGDTVVVENSQVIVNGVPSDNPELMQHSYRVFTKETIRDRVFEEIDISEISKQAFGYGVQTSQDKADKLAALPFVDRVEQVMMEPGVREPGFGQPIFPDFEFYPWNKDQYGPLEVPFRGMTIPIDERMLAKYGSTIRDYEDLQDVSVTDGELVVNGDKLSEYTFKKDYYFMMGDNRHNSLDSRYWGFVPEDFIVGEASFIWMSHEANKGLFSGVRWSRLFNGIK
- the dapB gene encoding 4-hydroxy-tetrahydrodipicolinate reductase, with product MNIAIVGYGKMGKVIHELLTARGHKISFIIDQDNRDQLSELNGDNTDVAIEFSRPESAFANITSCISHGVKVVSGTTGWLDRLSEIEALVNETQGTFFYASNYSLGVNLFFKLNRQLATLMDAQDYEISMTEIHHTEKLDQPSGTAITLADGILEKNQAKTDWINEESTDNTKLSIISERKPNVPGTHTVSYTSAEDTIEITHTANSRKGFALGAVKVAEWINDQNGMLDMDDFLKI